The sequence below is a genomic window from Patescibacteria group bacterium.
TGATGCCGGCCTGCAGCGCTTTGAGCGCAAGGGTGGCGCACTTGATCCGGGCCGGCCCGATGTCAACGCCCAGCCAGCCCGCGATGTCGCTGAGTCCGAGTCTGGAGGCTTCGACCAACGTCAGACCGACAGCGTTCTCGGTGAGCAGCGAAGCCGCGGCCTGGCTCACGGCGCAGCCACGGCCGTTGAACATGACCTTGGAGATCCGCTGTTTCTGATCGACGAGCACCTGGATATCCACGTCGTCGCCGCAGCTGAAATTAGCCTCGCGCTGGCGGAAGCTGGGGTGCGGCAGTTCGCCAAAATTGCGCGGCGACCGGTAGTGATCGAGGATGTTCTCGCGGTACATCGCTTCGATGTCGGTGTTCGCCGTCGCTCGCGGCGGCGCGGCGGTTTTTTTCTTGGCCCGCGGACTCATAATTTGAACAGCTTCTTGGCGCGACGGACAGCGGCGGCGAGCGCCGCGATATCGTCGGTATCGTTGTAGATCGAAAAACTCGCGCGCGTGGTCCCATTGATGCCGAGTTGCCGCATGAGCGGCATGGCGCAGTGATGGCCGCCGCGCACGCAGACGCCCTGGTCGCCGAGAATGTTGGCCATGTCGTGGACGTGGATGTCGCCGAGCGTGAACGAGACCACGCCGCCGCGTTCGGATCCCGCCGGCGGGCCGTAGAGTTTGACGCCGGGGATCTTGGACAGTTCCGCCATCGCGATCCTGGCCAGCGCCAGCTCATGCTCGTGGATGACGGCCGGATCCAGAGCGATCGCAAACTCGGCGGCGGCGCCCAGACCGATGCCGCCGGCGATGTTCGGCGTACCGGCTTCGAACTTCCACGGCACTTCGTTCCAGACGGCGTTCTCCCGCGTAACTTCCAGGATCATGTCGCCGCCATAAAGGAACGGCGGCAGTTCTTCGAGGCGGCTGCGCTTGCCGTAAAGCACGCCGCTGCCAGTCGGCCCGAACATCTTGTGGCCGGAGAAAGCCAGGAAATCGCAATCCATTTTTTTGACGTCGAGCGGACGATGGCCGGCCGATTGCGCGGCGTCGACGATCATGATCGCGCCCTGCTTGTGGGCCAGAGCGGCGAGTTTTTCGACCGGATTCACCGTGCCCAGGGCGTTCGAAACGTGCATCACCGAGACCACTTTGGTCGCGGGCGTGATGAGTTTGGCCGCCGCCGCGAGGTCGAGCTGGAAGTCGGGAGTGACCCCGATGAATTTCACGGCAAAACCGCGCTCGCGGGCGAGCTGCTGCCACGGCACCAGATTGCTGTGATGTTCCATGATCGAAACGACCACCTCGTCGCCCGGGCCGAGTCTGCGGCTCAGCGTGTAGGCCAGCAGATTCAGGGATTCGGTCGCGCCGCGGGTGAAGACGATCTCCCGGGGATCGGCGCCGATGAGTTTGGCGACCGGGATCCGGGCCGCTTCGTACGTTTCCGTGGCCCGAAGGCTAGCGGGATACATGCCGCGATGGACGTTGGCCCGATACTTCTTATAAAAACCATCCATGGCCGCGAGGACCGCACGCGGGGTCTGCGACGAAGCCGCGGAATCCAGGTATACGAAAGGCTTGCGGCTCTGGGCCGCGAACATCGGGAATTCCCGGCGCAACTGCCGGACCTCTTTTTTCGATAACATTCCTTTCATAGGCATGGGTAGGATGTGGCTGGAGCCAGTTGGCCGGCGATGAGACAAGAGACCATCTCTTCAAGCCCGAAATGCTGCATGCCGGAGACGATTGGCTGAAAAAAACCCTCGACCAGCAGTTTCGTCGCGGTCCGTTCGTCGAGGCCGCGGGACATCAGGTAGAACAACTGGTCGCGTTCGAGCCGGCCGACCGTGCAGCCGTGGCCGCATTCGATCTCATCCGTCTCGATCTCCAAAATAGGGATTGCACTGCTTTCCGCGCGCTCGCCGAGGAGTAGTGTATCCTCTTTTTGATGTGCTTCGCAACCCGGACAGCCGCGCGCGACGGAAATGTGGCCGCGATAAAGCGACCGGGCCGCGCCATCCAGCACGCCGCGGGCCAGGAGGTCCGAAGAGGTGGTGTCGGCCTGATGCTGCGCCGTTTGGGTCAATTCGAAGCGCGAGGAGCCGCTGCCGCAGAAGATCGTGCGGGCCACGGCCGCCGCTCCCCGCCCGAGCAGGCGGTTCGTGATCGAGCTCGAGGCGAAAGATCCGCCCAGCACGCACTCCAGCCAGACGACCCTGGCATTCCGGCCAAGCTTGGCGTCGCACCGGACGAATTCCGTGCTGTGGCGCTCCAGGTCGCGGATCGAAATGATCGTGACCTTGGCGTTGTCGCCGGCGTTCACGAACGTCGCGGCGGCGCGTTCGCCAGCGCCGGAAACATGTTCAATGATCGCCAGTTCGCTGCCGGCCGCGGCATTCACGACCGTCAGTTCTTGCGCGCTCTTATTAGAGAGCAGTTTGGTCTCCAGACGGAGCGGGCTTTTCAGATGTTCATCCTTGGCAGCCGTGATGACGCGGATTCGCGAGGCGGTCGCCGCGTGCCAGCTCCAGAGCCGATCCAGTTCGCTGACCGGGAACGCTTTCAGTCCTGATTCCAGTCCAGCCGGAACTGACCCGGCCATGGCGGGCAATTTTTCGCCGCGGGTCATCGCTTGATAAGGCAGGCGGATGGTTTTCGGGTCGAAACCGGTCCCTTGGCCATAACGGAAATCAGGGTCAGCGAGCTTTTGGAAGCGCTGCCAGGCGGCCAGCCGTCGGGCGCGGAGCCAGCGCGGTTCTGGTCGACCGACGATCGGATTTTCATCTTGATGGCGAATCAGCATAACTCAGGCGACCTTGCGGTCCATTTCCAGTTCGATCAGTTTGTTCATCTCGACTGCGTATTCGAGCGGCAAACGCTTGACCAGTGGCTCGACGAAACCGCCGACGATCATCTTGCGGGCCCGTTCTTCGGAAAGCCCCCGGCTGCGCAGGTAGAAGATCTCCTCTTCCCCGATCCGGCCGACCGTGGCCTCGTGGACCGCTTCGCTCGAGTTGTTGTCGACCCTGACGCGCGGATACGCCTTGGCGGTCGAGCGCCGGTCGAGCAGCAGCGAATCGCAGGTCACCGCAGCCTTGGAATCCCGGGCCGCCGCCGTGACGCGCACCAAGCCGCGATAAACGGTCGTGCCGCCGCCGCGGCAGAGGCTCTTCGAACGCGAGACCGACATCGTGCCGGGCGCGGCGTGGACGGCTTTGAAACCAGTGTCGAGTTCCTGGCCGGGGCCGGCGAAAGCCACGCTCAGGGAATCGGAACGGGCGCGGTCGCCCCGGAGGACGGACGCCGGATACAGCATGGTGACGCCGGAACCGAGATTGCCGCTCAGCCATTCGATCGAAGCGTCGCGGTCGACTACGGCGCGCTTGGTGTTCAGGTTGTAGGTGTTCTTGCTCCAGTTCTCGACGCTGGAATATTTCACCCGGGCGCCAGCCTTGAGGTGCAGCTCGACGCAGCCGGCATGCAGCGAACTCGCGGCATAGCGCGGCGCGCTGCAGCCTTCGATATATTCGACCTCACTGCCTTCGTCCGCGATGATCAGAGTGTGTTCGAACTGGCCGCCGCGCTCCAGATTCATCCGGAAGTAGGCTTGCAGCGGCCGCGTCACTTTGACGCGCGGCGGAACATAGATGAAAGTGCCGCCGCTCCAGACCGCGGCGTGCAGCATGGTGAATTTATGATTGCTCACGGGAACGCAGTCGGTCATGAAATAACGGCGGACGAGTTCGGGATATTTGCGCACCGCGACGTCGAGGTTCTCGAAAATGACGCCCTGGCGCCCCCACTCTTTCTTGAGCCGGTGATAGATGACGCCGGAATCGTATTGCGCGCCGGCGCCGGACAAGGCGTGGTGCTCGGCTTCAGGGATGCCTAGGAGATCGAAAGTGCGGCGGATGTCGCTGGGCACGTCTTTCCAGTTCTGGGCCTCGGTCGCGTCCGGGCGGCTGTAATAGACGATATGTTCAAGATCGAGTCTGGCCAGATCCGGCCCCCAGGCCGGCAGCGGGGTGTGCTGGTAAAGTTCCAGCGCCTGCAGGCGCTTCTCGAGCATCCAGCGCGGTTCATTTTTTTGCCGCGAGATCTCCAAGACGACCTGCTGGCTGAGTCCGGGGCCGGCCGAATATCCGGCCGTGACGCGGTCGGGGCGGTCGAGTTCAGAGATCAGATTTTTGGAACGGCGACTGGTCTTGGCCATAGGGTCAGCAAATGCGCCGGCGTCCGACCAATTGTCTGACGGTCACTTTTTTCAGCGAGCCGAGGATGAGCGTCTGGACTTCCTGCCAGACGTCGCGGCTGCGGCAATTGCGGCTCAGGAGACAGGTGCCCGGACCCTGGAGACAGCCGATCACGGCGATCGGGCCTTCGATGGCCTGGACGACGGCCGCCACGCTGATCTTCGCGGCCGGCAACGCCAGCCGGTAACCGCCGCCCGCGCCGCGCTGGCCCCGGATCAGACCCGCCGAGCGGAGCGGTCCAGCGATCTGTTCCAGATACCCCTGCGTCACCCCGATCCGCTCCCCGACCTCGGCCAACGACAAAGAAGACCGGCCGGCAGCGGCCAGTTCGCTCACGAGAAGCAAAGCGTGATGGAGTTTTTGCGGAACTTTCAGGAACATGATGAATCCTATTTAGATGATAGGATTCTAACAATTCTTCCTCAATTGGTCAATGTGGCCGGCTATTTTGGTTCCAACCGCGGCCAGCCGACCCTCGGACAGCCTCGGTCTCATCCGGCCGCGCGTAGTCATCGTCCAGCCTGAACGTAGTGCCCTTTTCCGGACCGGAAACTTCGGTGAACAGGGCGTCGGTCACGGCTTCGAGGCGATGTTTTTGGCCGACAGCGACCGTGTAACCCCGAAGCGGCTCCATCGGCAGCCGGTCCAGCTCTCCAATCCCGTTCTCCAGCCAGATCGCACCCTGGCCGGAAATGAGGCACACGGTCTCTTCTTTCTGATCGTGATATTGGAGCGACAGCCGTTGGCCGCCGCGCACGGACAGGATCTTGCCGGTCCGCTCCAGGTCCGGCGGCGTGTAGATAACTTCGAAGCCCCACGGCTTCTCGACGCGTTTTTGGAACGGCTTGTTCGGGTAATTCATAGGCTAGCGGATCAAGCCTAATGATAGCATAACCCAGCCAAAAGTTTGACCAACCAAATGTTCTTCGGTTTGTGAAATCGCTGGCAGTGTGGTTATAATATCTTTCAGTATGCAAGAAGAAAAACAAGGCAGATCAGGCTTATCTCAGGCTGCCAGCGCTCTATTTGCGCTGATTTTAGTCCTGCCCGCACCGGCGCTCGCGACCTCGATCTTCAATCCCCAGCTGATCCTGACGGACGCGGAGATGCGCGACGCTGACGCTTTGTCCTATTCCGAGATCGCGGATTTCTTGAATTCCAAGGGTGGTTTCGGATCCTGTTTCGATGCCGACGCGATCGACGGCCTGCTCAAGGGGACGGCTCAGCTCGTGGCGGACGCCGCCCAGCGTTACGAGATCAATCCCAAATATATTTTGGCGCTGATCCAGAAAGAATCGAGCGCTGTCGAATCAACCAAACCGAACCAGAAGCAGCTCGACTGGGCGGCCGGCTACGCCCTCTGCGACGGCTGCAAAAAGACCAGCCCGCTGGCCGTCAAATACAAGGGTCTGGGCAAACAGATCGATGTCGGCGCCGGCTGGATGGATTGGTTCATGGACAACCATGAACAACTCGGCCACATGGTCCAGCCGGGCGAGACCGTGACCATCAGCCGCACCAAGGTCACTCCGGTCAATCTGACGACCGCCGCACTTTACAATTACACGCCGCACCTGCACGGCAACCGGCTCCTGTGGAGCATCTGGAACCGCTGGTTCGGCGACAATCTGGGGCTGCGTTTTCCGGATGGTACGCTCGTGCGGAACGAGAAGACCGGCGCGGTCGCGCTGATCCAGAACGGCAAGTTCCGTCCGATCACGAGCCGGTCGGTCCTCGAATCCCGGTTCAACGCCGCGATCGCGATCGATCTCAATGAATACGATTTCGGGGTCCTGCAGGATAACGCCGCTGGCAAGCCGGTCAAATTCGCCGATCTGTCGCTCTTGCGCGTCGAGGACGGCACGATCTACCTGCTGCTGGGCGCCGCCAAACGCCCGATCGCTTCGGCCGCGGTGTTCGCCGCGATCGGTTTCAATCCGGAGGAGGTCGAAGAGGCCGCCGCCGCGGATCTCGAAGATTATCTGACCGCCGAACCGATCACGCTCGCTTCCGCCTATCCGACCGGCCAGCTCGTCCAGAACAACGAGACCGGCGGCGTCTATTACGCCGAAGCCGGAGTGAAACATCCGATCTGGGATAAGGCCGTGCTGGCGGCGAATTACCCCGGCCGAAAGATCCAAGCGCTGTCCCCCGCTGAACTTGAAAAACTGGTCTTGGGCGAGCCGGTCAGACTGGCGGACGGCGTCCTGGTCAAAACTCCGGACCAACCCTCGGTCTTCGTCATTTCGAACGGCAAAAAGCTGCCGATCCCCACGGAAGAAGTTTTCGTCGCTTACGGTTATAAGTGGGAGAATATCATCACCGCGCCAGCGCGAGTCCTGGAACTCCATGAGACCGGCGAACCGCTGATGCTGGTCAGCGAGACGGTCACGGCGACGATGGTCGGTCTGTGAACCGGCGGCTCACGAGAG
It includes:
- a CDS encoding iron-sulfur cluster assembly scaffold protein, whose translation is MSPRAKKKTAAPPRATANTDIEAMYRENILDHYRSPRNFGELPHPSFRQREANFSCGDDVDIQVLVDQKQRISKVMFNGRGCAVSQAAASLLTENAVGLTLVEASRLGLSDIAGWLGVDIGPARIKCATLALKALQAGITDYQKNHGL
- a CDS encoding cysteine desulfurase, which produces MKGMLSKKEVRQLRREFPMFAAQSRKPFVYLDSAASSQTPRAVLAAMDGFYKKYRANVHRGMYPASLRATETYEAARIPVAKLIGADPREIVFTRGATESLNLLAYTLSRRLGPGDEVVVSIMEHHSNLVPWQQLARERGFAVKFIGVTPDFQLDLAAAAKLITPATKVVSVMHVSNALGTVNPVEKLAALAHKQGAIMIVDAAQSAGHRPLDVKKMDCDFLAFSGHKMFGPTGSGVLYGKRSRLEELPPFLYGGDMILEVTRENAVWNEVPWKFEAGTPNIAGGIGLGAAAEFAIALDPAVIHEHELALARIAMAELSKIPGVKLYGPPAGSERGGVVSFTLGDIHVHDMANILGDQGVCVRGGHHCAMPLMRQLGINGTTRASFSIYNDTDDIAALAAAVRRAKKLFKL
- a CDS encoding SufD family Fe-S cluster assembly protein gives rise to the protein MLIRHQDENPIVGRPEPRWLRARRLAAWQRFQKLADPDFRYGQGTGFDPKTIRLPYQAMTRGEKLPAMAGSVPAGLESGLKAFPVSELDRLWSWHAATASRIRVITAAKDEHLKSPLRLETKLLSNKSAQELTVVNAAAGSELAIIEHVSGAGERAAATFVNAGDNAKVTIISIRDLERHSTEFVRCDAKLGRNARVVWLECVLGGSFASSSITNRLLGRGAAAVARTIFCGSGSSRFELTQTAQHQADTTSSDLLARGVLDGAARSLYRGHISVARGCPGCEAHQKEDTLLLGERAESSAIPILEIETDEIECGHGCTVGRLERDQLFYLMSRGLDERTATKLLVEGFFQPIVSGMQHFGLEEMVSCLIAGQLAPATSYPCL
- the sufB gene encoding Fe-S cluster assembly protein SufB — translated: MAKTSRRSKNLISELDRPDRVTAGYSAGPGLSQQVVLEISRQKNEPRWMLEKRLQALELYQHTPLPAWGPDLARLDLEHIVYYSRPDATEAQNWKDVPSDIRRTFDLLGIPEAEHHALSGAGAQYDSGVIYHRLKKEWGRQGVIFENLDVAVRKYPELVRRYFMTDCVPVSNHKFTMLHAAVWSGGTFIYVPPRVKVTRPLQAYFRMNLERGGQFEHTLIIADEGSEVEYIEGCSAPRYAASSLHAGCVELHLKAGARVKYSSVENWSKNTYNLNTKRAVVDRDASIEWLSGNLGSGVTMLYPASVLRGDRARSDSLSVAFAGPGQELDTGFKAVHAAPGTMSVSRSKSLCRGGGTTVYRGLVRVTAAARDSKAAVTCDSLLLDRRSTAKAYPRVRVDNNSSEAVHEATVGRIGEEEIFYLRSRGLSEERARKMIVGGFVEPLVKRLPLEYAVEMNKLIELEMDRKVA
- a CDS encoding Rrf2 family transcriptional regulator, with translation MFLKVPQKLHHALLLVSELAAAGRSSLSLAEVGERIGVTQGYLEQIAGPLRSAGLIRGQRGAGGGYRLALPAAKISVAAVVQAIEGPIAVIGCLQGPGTCLLSRNCRSRDVWQEVQTLILGSLKKVTVRQLVGRRRIC
- a CDS encoding cupin, with translation MNYPNKPFQKRVEKPWGFEVIYTPPDLERTGKILSVRGGQRLSLQYHDQKEETVCLISGQGAIWLENGIGELDRLPMEPLRGYTVAVGQKHRLEAVTDALFTEVSGPEKGTTFRLDDDYARPDETEAVRGSAGRGWNQNSRPH